From Candidatus Saganbacteria bacterium, one genomic window encodes:
- a CDS encoding AAA family ATPase has translation MGSRSQAILNGIKTTKKIANAYLFTNSDNASKLNAAIDFARSLNCSSIKIDAPCGVCTSCRKAVKNINPDIILIEKDKTSIKIDQVRKLKEITRYGPSENPWQIVIINEVDTMTQGSANSFLKILEEPPANVVFILIAEREGTLPMTILSRCQKIIFEEQQVAEPNDEAKKSFSKITAKPFDYIEVSQILSDSKEPKELLKQFFALFAISKKAKEARIVLETIKGLERKVNPKLALDLLCLKLWKKNNNLPS, from the coding sequence ATGGGATCAAGGTCTCAAGCAATTCTCAACGGGATAAAAACCACGAAAAAGATCGCAAACGCATACTTATTTACGAACAGCGACAATGCGTCAAAACTCAATGCGGCGATAGATTTCGCGAGATCGCTCAATTGCTCGTCAATTAAAATCGATGCTCCTTGCGGTGTTTGCACAAGCTGTAGAAAAGCAGTTAAAAATATCAATCCCGACATCATACTTATCGAAAAAGATAAAACAAGCATCAAGATCGATCAAGTCAGGAAATTAAAAGAAATAACAAGATACGGGCCATCCGAAAATCCTTGGCAAATTGTTATTATTAATGAAGTGGACACGATGACACAAGGCTCCGCAAATAGTTTCCTGAAGATACTCGAAGAACCACCGGCGAATGTTGTTTTTATTTTGATCGCCGAACGCGAAGGCACGCTTCCGATGACGATACTTTCAAGATGCCAAAAAATTATTTTTGAAGAACAACAGGTCGCTGAACCAAACGATGAAGCAAAAAAATCATTCTCGAAGATCACCGCGAAGCCTTTCGATTATATAGAAGTTTCCCAAATATTATCGGATTCAAAAGAACCAAAAGAATTATTAAAACAATTCTTTGCATTATTTGCGATCTCAAAAAAAGCGAAAGAAGCAAGAATAGTCCTTGAAACGATAAAAGGATTGGAAAGAAAAGTTAATCCAAAACTGGCACTAGACCTACTTTGTTTGAAATTATGGAAAAAAAATAACAACTTACCAAGTTAG